The stretch of DNA TGGACGGTCTCGCGCTGCCGGGCGGGCCAGCGCATGGCGTTGATGGACACGCCGTCGTAGATCCAGGCGGAGGTGTCGCGGGTGAAGAGGTGGTTGGGCAGCGGCCCGAGCAGGAAGTCGTCCAGCTCCATGGCGTGGAAGCGCACGGACGTCGGCTCCTCGTGGGCGGCCAGGAACTCCCGCTTGGTCATGCCGCCGACGAGGACCTCGACCAGTTCGGCGGCGGGCAGGGTCTCGAAGGCGGCCCTCAGGTGATCGGTGGCGAGCGGCCCGTACTCCTTCTCGTCGAAGACGCGGTCCAGGACGAGCGAGCGGGCCGACGGGATCTCCATCGCCTCGGTCAGCAGATCGCCGAAGAGGTGCACGGCGACCCCGCGGTCGCGCAGCACGTCGGCGAACCCGTCGTGCTCGGCACGCGCCCGGCGCACCCACAGCACATCGTCGAAGAGGAGGGCGTCCTTGTTGCTGGGGGTGAGCCTTTTGAGCTCGAGATCGGGCCGGTGCAGGATGACGCGGCGCAGCCGCCCGGCCTCGGAGTCGACATGGAATCCCATGCCTCCATCCTGGCCAACGGCAGCCGGTTTCACCCACCGCGCACCTGTTTCCACGGCCTCCTTTTCTCGTCACCTTGACGAGAGGAAGGAACTCCTACGGCGCTCGGGGCAGGGACCACCGGGGCCCGGGAGCGATCCCCCGGGCCCCGCCCCGGCCGAGGGCCCCCTCACAGGCGGGGGTCCACCGGCTCCGACTCCAGCGCCAGCACGCCGAACACCGCCTCGTGCACCCGCCACAGCGCCTCGCCGTCGGCCAGGCGGTCCAGGGCCTCCAGACCGAGGGCGTACTCGCGGATCGCGAGGGAGCGCTTGTGGTGGAGGAAGCGGCCACGCAGGCGGGCGAGGTTGTCCGGGCGGGTGTACTCGGGACCGTAGATGATCCGCAGGTACTCCCGGCCGCGGCACTTGATGCCGGGCTGCACCAGACGGCCCTCCTTGCCGCGCACCAGAGCGCCCAGCGGCTTGACGACCATGCCCTCGCCGCCGCGGCCCGTCATCTCCAGCCACCAGTCGACGCCCGCCCGCACCGACTCCGGGTCGGACACGTCGACGTACAGGCGGCGGGTGGTCTGCAGCAGACCGGTGGCGTCGTGCTTCACGAGCCGGTCGAGCAGCGCCAGTTGCCCGTCGTGCGGCAGCCCGGCCAGGCTGCGGCCCCGCACGGCGAGGATCTGGAACGGTGCCAGGCGGACGCCGTCCAGGCCGTCGGTCGGCCAGCAGTAGCGACGGTAGGCGGCCGTGAACGCGGCCGCGTCGGCGGCCCGTTCGCGCTGGCGGCCCAGCAGGTCCGTCACGTCGACACCGCGCGCCGCGGCGCCCTCCAGGGCGGCCAGCGCGTCCGGGAACACCGCGCCGGAGGCCGCGCCGACCGCCGCGTACTGCGAGCGCAGCAGCCCGGAGGCCTTCAGCGACCACGGCATCAGCTCGCAGTCGAGCAGCAGCCAGTCGGTGTCGAGGTCCGCCCACAGGCCCGCCTCGGTGACCGCCGTGCGCAGCCGGCCGAGTATCTCCTCGGTGACGGAGGAGTCGTCGAAGAAAGGGCGGCCGGTGCGGGTGTAGAGGGAACCGGTCGGGCCGTCCACTCCGAACCGCCTGCGTGCCGCCTCCGCGTCCCGGCAGACCAGGGCCACCGCCCGGGAGCCCATGTGCTTCTCCTCGCACACGACCCGGTCCACCCCGTCCTCCCGGTACTGGGCGAACGCCTCTTCCGGGTGCTCCAAGTAGCCGTCGGCCCTCGAAGTCGCCGTCGGCGCCATGGTGGGCGGCAGATACGGAAGCAGCCGCGGGTCGACGGCGAAGCGGCTCATGACCTCCAGGGCCGCCGCCGCGTTCTCCTCGCGCACCGCGACCCGGCCGGCGTGCCGGGTCTCGACGGCCCGGCGGCCGTGCACGTCACCGAGGTCCAGCGGACGGCCGTCGTGCCCGCCGGGTGCCTCGGTGCGCAGCGGCCTGGCCGGCTCGTACCAGACCTGCTCGGCCGGTACGTCGACCAGCTCCCGCTCCGGCCAGCGCAGCGCGGTCAGCTTGCCGCCGAACACCGCGCCGGTGTCGAGGCAGATGGTGTTGTTCAGCCAGGTGGCCTCCGGGACCGGGGTGTGGCCGTAGACCACGGCCGCCCGGCCGCGGTAGTCCTCCGCCCACGGGTAGCGCACCGGCAGGCCGAACTCGTCCGTCTCCCCGGTGGTGTCGCCGTAGAGCGCGTGCGAGCGCACCCGGCCGGAGGTGCGGCCGTGGTACTTCTCCGGCAGGCCGGCGTGGCTGACCACCAGCCGCCCGCCGTCGAGGACGTAGTGGCTGACCAGGCCGTCGATGAACTCCCTCACCCGCGCCTTGAACTCCTCGCTCTCCCCCTCCATCTGCGCGATGGTCTCGGCGAGTCCGTGGGTGGGCTGGACCTTGCGGCCCTTGAGGTGGCGCCCGTACTTGTTCTCGTGGTTGCCCGGCACGCACAGCGCGTCGCCCGCCTCGACCATGGACATCACCCGGCGCAGCACACCCGGGCTGTCCGGGCCGCGGTCGACCAGGTCGCCGACGAAGACCGCGGTACGGCCCTCGGGGTGCGCCCCGTCGGCGTAGCCCAACTTGGCCAGCAGTGCTTCCAGTTCGGCGGAGCAGCCGTGGATGTCGCCGATGATGTCGAACGGGCCGGTGAGCTGGGTGAGGTCGTTGAAGCGCTTCTCGGTGACGACCGACGCGCTCTCGACCTCGTCGACCCCGCGCAGCACGTGCACCTTGCGGAAGCCCTCGCGCTCCAGGTGCCGCAGCGCGCGCCTCAGTTCGCGGGTGTGCCGCCGGATCACCCGGCGCGGCATGTCGGCCCGGTCGGTGCGGGCCGCGTTGCGCTCGGCGCACACCTCCTCCGGTACGTCGAGCACGATGGCGATGGGCAGCACGTCGTGGCTCTTCGCCAGGTCGATCAGCCGGCGCCGGGCGTCCTGCTGCACGCTGGTGGCGTCGACGACGGTGCGGCGGCCGGCCGCCAGGCGCTTGCCGGCGATGTAGTGCAGCACGTCGAAGGCGTCGCGGGTGGCGCCCTGGTCGTTCTCGTCGTCGGAGACCAGGCCGCGGCAGAAGTCCGAGGAGAGGACCTCGGTGGGCTTGAAGTGGCGCCGGGCGAAGGTGGACTTGCCCGAACCGGAGGCGCCGACAAGCACGACGAGGGAGAGGTCGGTCACGGGCAGGACGCGTCCTCGTCCTGTGGGGCTCTGTGTCTCGGTCATGCCGCCGTCGCCTCCTTCACACTGGTGTCCTTGGTGTCCTGGGTGTCCTGGGTGTCCTGGGTGTCCTGGGTGTCCTGGGTGTCCTGGGTGTCCTGGGTGTCCTGGGTGTCCTGGGTGTCCTGGGTGTCCTGGGTGGTCCCGAGGGTGAAGACGGCCATCTGGGTGGGCGGTCCGACCTCGGGGTCGTCGGGGCCGATGGGACGGAACTCGACGTCGTAGCCGTGGCGTTCGGCCACGGTGTGCGCCCACTGGCCGAACTCCTCGCGGGTCCACTCGAAGCGGTGGTCGCCGTGCCGTGCGTGCCCGGCGGGGAGGGTCTCCCAGCGGACGTTGTACTCGACGTTCGGAGTGGTCACGAGCACGGTGCGGGGGCGGGCGGCACCGAACACCGCGTACTCCAGGGCGGGCAGCCGGGGCAGGTCGAGGTGCTCGATCACCTCACTGAGCACGGCGGCGTCGTAGCCCTTGAGCTGCTTGTCGGTGTAGACGAGCGAGCCCTGCCGGAGCGTGACGCGGGCGGACTGCCGCTCCCCCATCCGGTCCAGCTTCAGCCGCCGGGCGGCGATGGTGAGGGCCCGTACCGACACGTCGACGGCGACGATCTCGGTGAACCGCGCGTCCCGCAGCAGCGCCTGCACCAACTGGCCCTGCCCGCAGCCGAGGTCGAGGACCCGGGCAGCACCGCGCTCGTGCAGCGCCGCGACGATCGTGTCCCGCCGCCGCACGGCCAGCGGCGTCGGCTTCTCCTCGGTCCCGGTCTCCTCCGCCACGGCGTTGTCGAGCTCATCGACCCCGCTGTCGTCGGCCTCGGCCAGCCGCACCAGCTCCAGTCGCTCCATCGCCTCCCGGGTCAGCGACCAGCGACGCGAGAGGTAGCGGCTGGTGATCAGCTTCTGTTCCGGGTGCTCGGGCAGCCAGCCCTCGCCCGCCCGGAGCAGCTTGTCGACCTCGTCGGGTGCGACCCAGTAGTGCTTGGCGTCGTCGAGGACGGGGAGCAGGACGTAGAGGTGGCGCAGCGCCTGGGCAAGGGTCACCGCCTCCGACTCCAGCACGAGCCGGACGTAGCGCGAGTCGCCCCACTCGGGGAACTCGGCGTCCAGCGCGACCGGTTCGGCGCTGACCGTCCAGCCGAGCGGTTCGAACAGGCGCTGTACGAGGGCGGGGCCGCCGCGGGCCGGGAGCGCGGGTACCTCGATGCGCAACGGGCGTGGATGGGACGGGAGTTCGGGCCGCGCGTGGCACACCCCGCGCAGCGCGCTGGAGAACACGGCGCTCAGCGCCACGGCGAGCAGCGAAGAGGCCGCGTAGGGGCGGTCGTTGACGTACTGCGCGAGCGCCGCGTCGGGGGCGCCGCCGCGTCCCTTGCCCTTGCCCCGCCGGACCAGGGCCACCGTGTCGACCTCCAGCAGCAGCGCCGCCGTGCAGCGCTGATCGTCCGCCTCGGGGTAGAGGACGTGCGCGGTGCCGTAGGAGGTGGAGAACGCCTGTGACTTGCCCGGGTGCTTGTGCAGCAGGAAACCGAGGTCGGTCGCGGGGTGTTCGGACGTGCCGGTGGTGGTGATGGTCAGGAACATGCGGAGGGCCTCTCCGGCTGGATGGACGACTGCGGAGCCGTGTACGCCAAAGCCCCCGAGGACGGTGATCCCGGGGGCTCGGCAGGACGACGCCCTCACCTTCGCACAGGGGTCCGGACCTGTGCCTTCCAATATTCACCGGCCACCACCCCACGGCCGGGGCATCGTTGTCGGGAAACAGGAGAAGAGGCGAGACAGCCGGCATCGGGATCAGCCGGGCCGAGCCCGTGGCACGGGGTGCCGGTGCGAGACCGTCCGGGAGGCGATCAGTGGTGGAGTGGATGCCCCGCGAGGAATGGGTGAGGACTCAGCCGCAGGCGCTCCTCGCCGCGTGTGTGGTGGTGCTGGACGGCGACGGCCGCGTCCTGCTCCTGCGCTACGGCCCCGGTCAGCCGATGGCGGGCGGTTGGTGGCTGCCCGGCGGGATGCTGGACCACGGCGAGGACCCCTGGGCGGCGGCCCGGCGGGAGATGCACGAGGAGACGGGCATCGAACTCGGGCCCGTGCCCCGGCTGCTCGGCATGGACCACCGCGTGGACGTACTAAGCACCGGCCCGGTCCTGGACTGCTTCTTCTACGGCGGCACGCTCCCCGGCGGCTCGCACACGACCATTCGGCTCAGCGCCGAGCACGACCGGCACGGCTGGTTCGCCCCTGCCGATCTGCCCGGCACACGGCTCGCCGCCGGGGCCCGGACCCTCACCGCGCTGCACGAGGCGGCGCTGAACGCCACGGTGGTGTGCCTGCGGGAGGGCGAGCCGTGGGTGTGACGCCCGGCCCGCCCAGGCCGCTAGTGCTGTGACCGGAAGGGTTCACCGGCTCGCGGCGCCCGGCACGGCACTCCCCCAGCCTTCGGCCGGGGGTACCCCCACGCCGCGTTGTCGCATCACCCGAGTACATCCAGTGCGCGGGCAATGCTCCGC from Streptomyces sp. 6-11-2 encodes:
- a CDS encoding NUDIX hydrolase, which translates into the protein MRTQPQALLAACVVVLDGDGRVLLLRYGPGQPMAGGWWLPGGMLDHGEDPWAAARREMHEETGIELGPVPRLLGMDHRVDVLSTGPVLDCFFYGGTLPGGSHTTIRLSAEHDRHGWFAPADLPGTRLAAGARTLTALHEAALNATVVCLREGEPWV
- a CDS encoding 3' terminal RNA ribose 2'-O-methyltransferase Hen1 — encoded protein: MFLTITTTGTSEHPATDLGFLLHKHPGKSQAFSTSYGTAHVLYPEADDQRCTAALLLEVDTVALVRRGKGKGRGGAPDAALAQYVNDRPYAASSLLAVALSAVFSSALRGVCHARPELPSHPRPLRIEVPALPARGGPALVQRLFEPLGWTVSAEPVALDAEFPEWGDSRYVRLVLESEAVTLAQALRHLYVLLPVLDDAKHYWVAPDEVDKLLRAGEGWLPEHPEQKLITSRYLSRRWSLTREAMERLELVRLAEADDSGVDELDNAVAEETGTEEKPTPLAVRRRDTIVAALHERGAARVLDLGCGQGQLVQALLRDARFTEIVAVDVSVRALTIAARRLKLDRMGERQSARVTLRQGSLVYTDKQLKGYDAAVLSEVIEHLDLPRLPALEYAVFGAARPRTVLVTTPNVEYNVRWETLPAGHARHGDHRFEWTREEFGQWAHTVAERHGYDVEFRPIGPDDPEVGPPTQMAVFTLGTTQDTQDTQDTQDTQDTQDTQDTQDTQDTQDTQDTKDTSVKEATAA
- a CDS encoding polynucleotide kinase-phosphatase, with protein sequence MTETQSPTGRGRVLPVTDLSLVVLVGASGSGKSTFARRHFKPTEVLSSDFCRGLVSDDENDQGATRDAFDVLHYIAGKRLAAGRRTVVDATSVQQDARRRLIDLAKSHDVLPIAIVLDVPEEVCAERNAARTDRADMPRRVIRRHTRELRRALRHLEREGFRKVHVLRGVDEVESASVVTEKRFNDLTQLTGPFDIIGDIHGCSAELEALLAKLGYADGAHPEGRTAVFVGDLVDRGPDSPGVLRRVMSMVEAGDALCVPGNHENKYGRHLKGRKVQPTHGLAETIAQMEGESEEFKARVREFIDGLVSHYVLDGGRLVVSHAGLPEKYHGRTSGRVRSHALYGDTTGETDEFGLPVRYPWAEDYRGRAAVVYGHTPVPEATWLNNTICLDTGAVFGGKLTALRWPERELVDVPAEQVWYEPARPLRTEAPGGHDGRPLDLGDVHGRRAVETRHAGRVAVREENAAAALEVMSRFAVDPRLLPYLPPTMAPTATSRADGYLEHPEEAFAQYREDGVDRVVCEEKHMGSRAVALVCRDAEAARRRFGVDGPTGSLYTRTGRPFFDDSSVTEEILGRLRTAVTEAGLWADLDTDWLLLDCELMPWSLKASGLLRSQYAAVGAASGAVFPDALAALEGAAARGVDVTDLLGRQRERAADAAAFTAAYRRYCWPTDGLDGVRLAPFQILAVRGRSLAGLPHDGQLALLDRLVKHDATGLLQTTRRLYVDVSDPESVRAGVDWWLEMTGRGGEGMVVKPLGALVRGKEGRLVQPGIKCRGREYLRIIYGPEYTRPDNLARLRGRFLHHKRSLAIREYALGLEALDRLADGEALWRVHEAVFGVLALESEPVDPRL